The Macrobrachium nipponense isolate FS-2020 chromosome 1, ASM1510439v2, whole genome shotgun sequence genome includes a window with the following:
- the LOC135218948 gene encoding uncharacterized protein LOC135218948, which produces MVFPGSRGFPVTDSAATHSVATPTTTTQPSYFAPPTWSGCTSRCVSASVGGSHQLPFIAFLMPPPRFLPALMSPEVTTMPAMPRLGPATSERTPDHCPVPPVTTELAVVPGPATVPVPVPVPGPAFDSATGPVHEPSHSNAPWVALTSILQKLLKRKRSRKVSASFSPPPLKVYQPKKGKVAAPTPKMSHVETLKGLHFSSRRKAIGYLVSLPSPSGMGTEARASGASGA; this is translated from the coding sequence ATGGTCTTCCCTGGGTCTCGTGGATTTCCCGTCACCGACAGCGCTGCCACTCACTCAGTAGCTACCCCTACCACCACCACCCAGCCCAGCTACTTTGCTCCCCCCACTTGGTCAGGTTGCACCAGCAGATGCGTGTCTGCTTCTGTGGGTGGCAGCCATCAGCTGCCCTTCATTGCCTTTCTGATGCCACCCCCCAGGTTCCTGCCTGCTCTGATGTCGCCAGAAGTGACAACAATGCCTGCCATGCCGAGGCTGGGCCCTGCCACATCAGAGCGCACTCCAGATCACTGCCCTGTCCCTCCTGTGACTACCGAACTTGCTGTAGTTCCCGGACCAGCTACTGTTCCTGTACCTGTGCCCGTTCCTGGACCTGCTTTCGACTCTGCTACTGGCCCTGTACACGAGCCGTCTCACTCCAATGCTCCTTGGGTGGCTCTCACTTCTATCCTGCAGAAGCTgttgaagaggaagagatcgAGGAAGGTGTCTGcctccttctctcctcccccTTTGAAGGTTTATCAACCTAAGAAGGGGAAGGTCGCCGCTCCAACCCCTAAAATGTCTCATGTCGAAACTTTGAAGGGTCTGCATTTCTCCTCCAGGAGGAAGGCCATTGGCTATCTCGTCAGCTTGCCCTCTCCTTCGGGAATGGGAACAGAGGCGAGGGCCTCGGGAGCCTCTGGAGCATGA